The genomic window tcaaaatatttttccaaacttaaaaaaaaaatagaaaatgtggttacattatattattttttatttagaaaaaaattacatgaaatcaCAAGCCCACTATAGGGCTGAATGGTGtctatcaattttaaaatcttttttgttttaccaTTTTGAATctatatttcaaacaaataatatatataaacttgtaaTATCTCCAAAAACATTGCATCATTTGAGACTAAAAACTGGCAGAAACTGAGGATGGTAACGCTTTtattcacaattaaaaaaaaaaaaaaacccttgaaatCGGAGACAAAGTTCTCCTTACTTCTTATTGTCTAACCCAGAGCATGTATTATGGCTATGTTGAAGTCCTTTTTCATGCATTATAGTTAAGACTCTTTCTTAtgaaactttatatatataaaaaaacaatttatttttggtgCATTCATAACTATTTTTacctgattatatatatatatatatatatatatatatatatatatatatatatatatatatatatatatatgatgcattaaaaaaatagtaatggTGAATGTTTGatgagataattttatattcttttaggtagattttgatcattattttagaacaaaaaaaacagaaataataaagataagagatatatatttcatataatttttattttaaaagtatagaaATTCATTCTTAAAATACCCTGAAAACATATTTTAGGTAAAGTTTAGTCActatcttataataaaaaagacgaaaataataaaaatatagaacatatctcttatataatttttgttttgaaagtataaaaattcattctaaaaatatcttgaaaatatatatattttttattttttatttctacttgttcaattaaatatatttatatctcacaatctctatttttttatcctcaaaCAGTAATCAATTGaaacaatattaattgaaaacatGATAGAAATTCCTCTTCCTAATCTCTTCATTTCGTACCAACACAACATTATTGCATAATTTCTCGTTATCAATTGAATCAATAATTTACCAATTCTATATGCAgttattctataaaaataagaaaacttcaatattcaaatcacaaattgcaaaaaaaaaatgcatatcataaataaaatcccATCTGCAGAATTTCTGAGATATTTATGGGCCGAGGCCCAAAATCACCTCAACTGGGCTCAGgttcaaaattaagaaaataaaaaacaaatcatcaaatatTCTTTTGTTATAGTACACGTGTCAGATGTGAAGGAAGCTTCTACatttctaacaaaaacaaacgGCACCCAACCATGTTGGCTACATCGCTGCCATCACCAACAACTTTCACTCTCTCTTCACTTCTGCAAACCTTCAAAAAGACCAAAACAACCCCAGTCCACTGCTCCTCTCCACCACCGCCACCATCATCCATGGACCCGCAACCAAAACGCGTAGCCGTCTGCGGCGGTGGGGTAATCGGGGTTTGCACGGCGTATTTCCTTGCCAAGAAGGGAGCCGCCGTCACGCTAATTGAGAAATCATCCGTCGCATGCGCCGCTTCAGGAAAGTCCGGAGGATTCCTCGCCTTAGATTGGTGCGACAGCGGGCCTCTATCTTCTCTTGCCCGTGCCAGCTTCAATCTTCACCGTTCACTTTCTGAAGAACTTAACGGCACTGAATCCTACGGCTACCGTCCACTCACTACCCTAAGCCTCACAATCACTGAATCAGGAAAACAGAGTCAATCCTCGCGTGTTCAAAATTTGCCTTCTTGGGTTGATGGGCCTGCCCGAGACCTTAGAGCCATTGGGTCAACTGAAACAACGGCGCAAGTCCACCCCCAGATGTTCACAAAAACTCTTTTATCAAAAGCCGTGGAGAAATACGGGGTGGAAGTGGTGATAGGGAAAGTGGATAGTGTTGGGGTTGAGGGAGGGCGGGTAGACTCAGTGGTGCTTGAAGGGGGGCGAGTTATTGAGTCAGACTCAGTGGTTTTGGCACTTGGGCCATGGTCTGGGAAGTTTGAGATGCTGAGTTCTTTGTTTAGAGTTTATGGGCTTAGAGCCCATAGTATTGTTTTGGAGCCTAAAGAGCCTGATGCTATAACCCCT from Populus trichocarpa isolate Nisqually-1 chromosome 5, P.trichocarpa_v4.1, whole genome shotgun sequence includes these protein-coding regions:
- the LOC7466829 gene encoding putative oxidoreductase TDA3; the encoded protein is MLATSLPSPTTFTLSSLLQTFKKTKTTPVHCSSPPPPPSSMDPQPKRVAVCGGGVIGVCTAYFLAKKGAAVTLIEKSSVACAASGKSGGFLALDWCDSGPLSSLARASFNLHRSLSEELNGTESYGYRPLTTLSLTITESGKQSQSSRVQNLPSWVDGPARDLRAIGSTETTAQVHPQMFTKTLLSKAVEKYGVEVVIGKVDSVGVEGGRVDSVVLEGGRVIESDSVVLALGPWSGKFEMLSSLFRVYGLRAHSIVLEPKEPDAITPHALFLSYYPAQGGKPMDPEVYPRPSGEVYLCGMSSEVEVPEDPEQIVGDPESLEVLKRVASTVSSHLVEGEALLKAEQACFLPCTDDSVPVIGEIPGVKGCYVATGHNCWGILNGPATGAAMAELIVDGQSTIVDLAQFSPARFVGRRRKG